One genomic window of SAR202 cluster bacterium includes the following:
- a CDS encoding 50S ribosomal protein L22, with translation MAATATAKNTGISARKMGLIIDMVRGKKVQDAMNILAFNPSPAAAQIAKVVKSATANAENEMVTRTADLKIVEIYANEGPRTVRFRARARGRGTRIHRRNSHVTVVVDQEAK, from the coding sequence GTGGCTGCAACAGCGACAGCTAAAAACACAGGTATTTCGGCCCGCAAGATGGGGCTGATCATCGACATGGTCAGGGGCAAGAAGGTCCAGGACGCCATGAACATTCTGGCGTTCAACCCCTCTCCCGCCGCCGCCCAGATCGCCAAGGTTGTGAAGTCCGCGACGGCGAACGCCGAGAACGAAATGGTCACTCGGACGGCAGACCTGAAGATCGTGGAGATCTATGCCAACGAAGGCCCCCGCACGGTGCGCTTCCGTGCTCGCGCCCGCGGCCGCGGCACCCGAATTCACCGCAGGAATAGCCACGTCACGGTCGTGGTTGACCAGGAGGCCAAGTAG
- the fusA gene encoding elongation factor G: MTTNTTTKLSRIRNIGFIAHIDAGKTTVTERVLFFTGRIHKVGNVDEGTTTTDFMAQERERGITIMSAATNAEWKGYDINVIDTPGHVDFTAEVERSLRVLDGGVVIFDAVAGVQPQSETVWRQADKYKVPRICFINKMDRVGANYQKAIDSIIHRLRANPVAIQLPIGSEDKFEGYVDLIEQKAWLFIDDNPTPPIETQVPEDMKAQIKLYRDRMIEKIAETDDALIVKFLEGEQISEDELKAALRKAVCHNKIVPVMCGSALRHRGVQAILDAVVSYLPSPLDVPAAEGKDPRSGADLVRKAADSEPFSALAFKVVSDPFIGRLVYIRVYSGTIKSGSSVYNATTGKRERLGRLVKMHADRREDISEIGTGQIAACVGAKDTGTGDTLCDENSIIQLESINFPEPVISVAIEPKSRVDQEKLGEALNKLASEDPTLKIRYDDETGQTVMSGMGELHLEIIVDRMKREFKVEANVGRPRVAYREAIRQAARAEGRLVKQSGGHGQYGHVWLEVEPLPRGEGYKFVEAVKGGSVPKEFFPAVQKGVVDALTAGPLGGYPVVDVLFRLVDGSYHDVDSSEMAFRAAAQIGAKAALSKAKPVILEPVMKLEVTTPGDFLGDILGDLSRRRANIRGIEGLGDTQVVRANVPLGEAFGYANTIRSLTQGRASYTMEFESYEEAPASVIAAKTA; this comes from the coding sequence ATGACCACTAACACGACAACGAAGCTTAGCAGGATACGAAACATCGGCTTTATCGCGCATATCGACGCCGGCAAGACGACCGTCACAGAGCGCGTGCTGTTCTTCACGGGCCGCATCCACAAGGTGGGCAACGTTGATGAGGGCACCACGACGACCGACTTCATGGCGCAGGAGCGCGAGCGCGGCATCACGATTATGTCCGCCGCGACGAACGCCGAGTGGAAGGGCTACGACATCAACGTTATCGACACCCCGGGCCACGTGGACTTCACGGCCGAGGTGGAGCGGTCCCTCCGCGTCCTCGACGGCGGCGTCGTTATCTTCGACGCAGTCGCTGGCGTGCAGCCCCAGTCCGAGACTGTGTGGCGCCAGGCCGACAAGTACAAGGTCCCAAGGATCTGTTTCATCAACAAGATGGACAGGGTGGGCGCCAACTACCAGAAGGCCATCGACAGCATCATCCACAGGCTCCGCGCCAACCCGGTAGCCATTCAGCTACCCATCGGCTCCGAAGACAAGTTCGAAGGATATGTGGACCTGATAGAGCAGAAGGCATGGCTATTCATTGACGACAACCCCACTCCTCCCATTGAGACCCAGGTCCCGGAGGATATGAAGGCGCAGATCAAGTTGTACCGCGATCGCATGATTGAGAAGATTGCGGAGACGGACGATGCTCTGATAGTGAAGTTCCTTGAAGGTGAGCAGATCTCTGAGGACGAGCTGAAAGCTGCTCTCCGCAAGGCAGTCTGCCACAACAAGATCGTCCCGGTAATGTGCGGCAGCGCGCTGCGCCATCGCGGGGTGCAGGCAATACTTGACGCAGTGGTTTCTTACCTGCCGTCTCCGCTCGACGTTCCCGCTGCCGAGGGCAAGGACCCTCGCTCCGGAGCGGACCTGGTGCGAAAGGCCGCCGACAGCGAGCCTTTCTCCGCCCTTGCTTTCAAGGTCGTCTCCGATCCGTTCATCGGTCGCCTCGTTTACATTCGTGTGTACTCCGGCACTATCAAGTCCGGCTCCTCCGTCTACAACGCCACGACCGGCAAGCGCGAGCGCCTTGGCCGCCTGGTCAAGATGCACGCCGACCGGCGCGAGGATATCAGCGAGATCGGCACGGGCCAGATCGCGGCCTGCGTGGGCGCGAAGGATACCGGCACCGGCGACACGCTGTGCGACGAGAATTCAATCATCCAGCTCGAGTCTATCAATTTCCCTGAGCCCGTCATCTCCGTGGCCATCGAGCCGAAGAGCAGGGTGGACCAGGAGAAGCTCGGCGAGGCGCTGAACAAGCTGGCGTCCGAGGACCCGACGCTCAAGATCCGCTACGACGATGAGACCGGCCAGACTGTCATGTCCGGCATGGGTGAGCTTCACCTGGAGATCATTGTCGACCGCATGAAGCGCGAGTTCAAGGTTGAGGCCAACGTCGGCCGGCCCAGGGTCGCGTACCGCGAGGCCATTCGCCAGGCGGCGAGGGCCGAGGGCCGGCTGGTCAAGCAGTCCGGCGGTCACGGCCAGTACGGCCACGTGTGGCTTGAGGTCGAGCCCCTGCCTCGCGGCGAGGGCTACAAGTTCGTCGAGGCCGTCAAGGGCGGCTCCGTTCCCAAAGAGTTCTTCCCGGCCGTGCAGAAGGGCGTCGTCGATGCTCTTACCGCCGGCCCGCTCGGTGGCTACCCTGTCGTGGACGTGCTGTTCCGCCTGGTTGACGGCAGCTACCACGACGTTGACTCGTCTGAAATGGCATTCCGCGCTGCGGCGCAGATAGGCGCGAAGGCGGCCCTTTCAAAGGCCAAGCCTGTGATCCTGGAGCCGGTGATGAAGCTCGAGGTTACCACGCCCGGGGACTTCCTGGGTGACATTCTCGGCGACCTTAGCCGCAGGCGCGCCAACATCCGCGGTATCGAGGGTCTGGGCGACACCCAGGTCGTTCGCGCCAACGTGCCCCTCGGCGAGGCGTTCGGCTATGCGAACACGATCCGGTCGCTGACCCAGGGCCGGGCCTCTTACACGATGGAGTTCGAAAGCTACGAAGAGGCGCCTGCCTCCGTGATCGCCGCGAAGACGGCATAG
- a CDS encoding 50S ribosomal protein L3, translating into MPVTELIGKKIGMTQMFLEDGAVVAVTAIQIGPCTVTQVKTPDKDGYGAVQIGFDEAKKLSKPAKGHLKPVGKNFRHLGELRTEDPSQYQVGQEIKVDIFEAGDQVDAIGLIKGRGYQGVVRRHGFHGGPRTHGQSDRQRHPGSIGSGTWPGHVIKGLRMAGHMGDSKHTVKNMYVISVDNERNLLFVRGGVPGATNSIVRIRKSIRKTRKKG; encoded by the coding sequence ATGCCTGTAACAGAACTGATCGGCAAGAAAATCGGAATGACCCAGATGTTCCTGGAAGACGGGGCCGTTGTGGCGGTCACCGCTATCCAGATTGGGCCGTGCACCGTCACCCAGGTAAAGACTCCTGACAAGGATGGGTACGGGGCGGTACAGATTGGCTTCGACGAGGCCAAGAAGCTGAGCAAGCCGGCCAAGGGCCACCTCAAGCCCGTCGGCAAGAACTTCCGCCACCTTGGCGAGCTGCGCACGGAAGACCCGTCGCAGTACCAGGTTGGGCAGGAGATCAAGGTCGACATCTTCGAGGCGGGCGACCAGGTGGACGCCATCGGCCTTATCAAGGGCCGCGGCTACCAGGGCGTCGTTCGCAGGCACGGCTTCCACGGCGGCCCGCGGACGCACGGTCAGTCCGACCGCCAGCGCCATCCGGGTTCGATCGGCTCCGGCACGTGGCCCGGCCACGTCATCAAGGGCCTTCGCATGGCCGGCCACATGGGTGACTCCAAGCACACTGTAAAGAACATGTACGTCATCAGCGTGGACAACGAGCGCAACCTGCTCTTCGTCAGGGGCGGCGTTCCTGGTGCGACCAATAGCATCGTCAGGATCAGGAAGTCCATCCGCAAGACCCGGAAGAAGGGGTAG
- a CDS encoding 50S ribosomal protein L23: protein MQSFEILKRPIITEKSTLLQEQGRYAFEVASHATKLDIESAVEKAFNVKVVKVNTVTMRGKAKRFGPKIRYAKSWKKAIVTLKQGDKITLFEGV, encoded by the coding sequence ATGCAGAGCTTTGAGATTCTGAAGAGGCCGATCATTACTGAGAAGTCCACTCTTCTCCAGGAGCAGGGCCGGTATGCCTTTGAGGTCGCCTCTCATGCGACCAAGCTGGATATTGAGTCCGCCGTGGAGAAGGCCTTCAACGTAAAGGTCGTCAAGGTCAACACCGTGACGATGCGCGGCAAGGCCAAGCGGTTCGGCCCGAAGATCCGCTACGCGAAGTCTTGGAAAAAGGCGATCGTCACCCTGAAGCAGGGCGATAAGATCACGCTGTTCGAGGGTGTGTAA
- the rpsG gene encoding 30S ribosomal protein S7, whose product MARRRRAERREVLADPKFGSVELTRFINRVMQDGKRTTAQRIVYGALNEVEKQAHRPGIEVFRQAIRNAMPALEVRSRRVGGATYQVPREVRPERQMALSYRWIINAAKSRKGKPMAERLAAELMDASRGQGEAVKRKEDVHRMAEANRAFVHYRW is encoded by the coding sequence ATGGCAAGGCGTAGAAGAGCAGAGCGCAGGGAAGTACTCGCTGATCCGAAGTTCGGAAGCGTTGAGCTGACCAGATTCATCAACAGGGTGATGCAGGACGGCAAGCGCACCACGGCCCAGCGGATCGTGTACGGGGCCCTCAACGAGGTTGAGAAGCAGGCACACCGGCCCGGCATCGAGGTATTCCGGCAGGCGATCAGAAACGCCATGCCCGCGCTCGAGGTACGGTCCCGCCGCGTAGGCGGCGCGACTTACCAGGTTCCCAGGGAAGTGCGCCCGGAGAGGCAGATGGCCCTCTCCTACAGGTGGATCATCAACGCGGCGAAGTCCCGCAAGGGCAAGCCCATGGCGGAGCGCCTGGCTGCCGAGCTGATGGACGCCTCCAGGGGGCAGGGCGAGGCTGTGAAGCGGAAGGAAGATGTGCACAGGATGGCAGAGGCCAACCGCGCGTTCGTGCACTATCGGTGGTAG
- the rplB gene encoding 50S ribosomal protein L2, which produces MPLKTFKPTSPGRRGAVLQTFEELTRSKPKKKSLIANNAKRAGRATDTGRVTVRHRGGGHKRQVRIVDYRRDKPGVVGQVDAIEYDPNRSARLALIKYVDGDWRYIVAAVGMNVGDKIETGEGADIKTGNTLPLRAIPTGTIVHSVELKPGKGAQLARSAGAGVQVLAKEGGYALLRLPSGEVRRVLADCNATVGQVGAVDHKNIKLGKAGRKRHLGIRPSVRGVAMAPNAHPHGGGEGRSPIGMSSPKSPWGKPTLGKKTRRNKSTSKYILSRRTHNR; this is translated from the coding sequence ATGCCACTAAAGACATTCAAGCCAACATCTCCGGGACGCCGCGGCGCGGTCCTCCAGACGTTTGAGGAGCTGACCCGGTCGAAGCCCAAGAAGAAGTCGCTCATCGCCAATAACGCCAAGCGGGCGGGCAGGGCGACGGACACCGGGCGGGTGACTGTGCGCCATCGCGGCGGCGGCCACAAGAGGCAGGTCCGCATTGTCGACTACCGGCGCGACAAGCCGGGCGTAGTCGGGCAGGTGGACGCGATCGAGTACGACCCGAACCGGTCTGCCAGGCTCGCTCTTATCAAGTATGTCGATGGCGATTGGCGGTACATTGTTGCTGCTGTCGGCATGAATGTCGGCGACAAGATTGAGACCGGCGAGGGCGCGGACATCAAGACAGGTAACACGTTGCCGCTCAGGGCAATCCCCACCGGCACGATCGTTCACAGCGTGGAGCTGAAGCCCGGCAAGGGCGCTCAACTCGCTCGCAGCGCTGGCGCAGGCGTCCAGGTGCTGGCGAAAGAGGGCGGCTACGCTCTCCTCCGCCTTCCCTCCGGCGAGGTACGCCGGGTCCTGGCGGACTGCAACGCCACCGTCGGCCAGGTAGGCGCGGTGGACCACAAGAACATCAAGCTCGGCAAGGCCGGCCGCAAGCGCCACCTGGGTATCCGGCCGTCGGTACGCGGTGTGGCCATGGCGCCTAATGCTCACCCGCACGGCGGTGGTGAGGGCCGCTCACCCATAGGCATGTCAAGCCCGAAGAGCCCGTGGGGCAAGCCTACTCTCGGCAAGAAGACGCGCCGGAACAAGTCCACGAGCAAGTACATATTGAGCCGCAGAACTCACAATCGGTAG
- the rpsS gene encoding 30S ribosomal protein S19: MSRSVKKGPYVDANLAKKVESTRRANSKAVIRTWSRASMIVPDMLGLTIAIHDGRRHVPLFITENMVGHRLGEFAPTRTFRGHSSKSEKTTSPS, from the coding sequence ATGTCCAGGTCAGTTAAGAAGGGGCCATACGTAGACGCAAATCTCGCCAAGAAGGTGGAGAGCACCCGGCGCGCGAACAGCAAGGCTGTGATCCGCACCTGGTCCCGGGCATCTATGATCGTCCCCGATATGCTTGGCCTTACGATAGCTATTCATGACGGCCGCCGCCATGTTCCCCTGTTCATCACGGAGAACATGGTTGGCCATCGCCTCGGCGAGTTCGCCCCCACCAGGACGTTCCGCGGGCATTCCTCGAAATCAGAGAAGACCACTTCGCCGTCCTAG
- a CDS encoding 30S ribosomal protein S12, which produces MPTVNQLVRKGRGSKSRRQKSPALRFAFNSLKNRTRRDTGSPQKRGVCTIVRTQTPKKPNSALRKVARVRLTNGMEVTAYIPGEGHNLQEHSVVLIRGGRVPDLPGVRYHIVRGALDTAGVNERKQGRSKYGSKKPQAKQE; this is translated from the coding sequence ATGCCAACGGTAAATCAGCTGGTACGAAAGGGACGGGGCTCCAAGAGCAGGCGGCAAAAGTCCCCTGCGCTCCGCTTCGCTTTCAACTCACTGAAAAACAGGACCCGAAGAGACACGGGCTCCCCGCAGAAGCGAGGCGTCTGCACTATCGTAAGGACGCAGACCCCGAAGAAGCCGAACTCCGCTCTCCGCAAGGTCGCCAGGGTGCGCCTCACCAACGGCATGGAAGTGACGGCGTACATTCCCGGCGAAGGACACAACCTCCAGGAGCACTCCGTTGTCTTGATCCGCGGGGGCAGGGTGCCTGACCTCCCCGGAGTCCGCTACCACATCGTTCGCGGCGCTCTGGACACCGCCGGTGTAAACGAGCGCAAGCAGGGCCGCAGCAAGTACGGCAGCAAGAAGCCGCAGGCGAAGCAAGAGTAA
- the rpsJ gene encoding 30S ribosomal protein S10, protein MVNKQKIRIILKAFDHRILDLSAAHIVEAAERTGARVAGPVPLPTTIKRFCVIRSPHIDKDSREHFELRTHNRLIDILDPTSKTIDSLTRLNVPAGVDISIKL, encoded by the coding sequence ATGGTCAATAAGCAGAAGATCCGCATCATCCTGAAGGCGTTCGATCACAGAATCCTGGACCTGTCCGCGGCCCACATCGTTGAGGCCGCCGAGAGGACCGGCGCGCGGGTTGCGGGTCCAGTGCCCCTCCCCACGACGATCAAGCGGTTCTGCGTTATCCGCTCGCCGCACATCGACAAGGACTCCCGGGAGCACTTCGAGCTCAGGACCCACAACCGGCTCATAGACATCCTGGACCCGACGTCGAAGACGATCGACTCGTTGACCAGGCTCAACGTCCCCGCGGGCGTTGATATCTCAATCAAGCTGTAG
- the rplD gene encoding 50S ribosomal protein L4, with amino-acid sequence MEINLKNIEGNEVGTIEVRDDVFAVPMNAYLVHQVIVGYQANARQGTHKTKNRVEVSGGGKKPRPQKHTGGARQGSIRAPQWRHGGVVFGPTPRSYRQYTPKRVRRAALTMTLSDKVKEGNLVVVEALAIEQPKTKEVAKVLGALGVASSRTLFVGDGASEQVIRSAHNIAGVKLLPAAQLNSLDLMKHEKLVMTVDAVRKVESLWGGPLVRGKKKSAAADAQA; translated from the coding sequence GTGGAAATCAATCTGAAGAATATCGAAGGCAATGAAGTAGGGACGATCGAGGTCCGCGACGACGTTTTCGCGGTCCCGATGAACGCCTACCTCGTTCACCAGGTAATCGTCGGCTACCAGGCCAACGCACGCCAGGGGACGCACAAGACCAAGAACCGGGTGGAAGTATCCGGCGGCGGCAAGAAGCCGCGCCCGCAGAAGCATACCGGCGGCGCCCGCCAGGGCTCCATCCGCGCTCCCCAGTGGAGGCACGGCGGAGTGGTCTTCGGACCCACGCCTCGGAGCTACCGCCAGTACACTCCCAAGAGGGTAAGGCGCGCTGCCTTAACGATGACTCTGTCCGATAAGGTCAAGGAAGGCAACCTGGTCGTCGTTGAGGCGCTCGCCATCGAGCAGCCCAAGACCAAAGAGGTCGCCAAGGTGCTGGGCGCCCTGGGCGTCGCGTCTTCCAGGACGCTCTTCGTCGGGGACGGTGCCAGCGAACAGGTAATCCGCTCCGCCCACAATATTGCGGGCGTGAAGCTTCTGCCGGCCGCCCAGCTTAACTCGCTGGACCTGATGAAGCACGAGAAGCTTGTCATGACGGTTGACGCTGTCCGCAAGGTGGAGTCGCTATGGGGCGGCCCGCTGGTGCGCGGCAAGAAAAAGTCCGCCGCTGCGGACGCACAGGCATAG